A genome region from Choloepus didactylus isolate mChoDid1 chromosome 12, mChoDid1.pri, whole genome shotgun sequence includes the following:
- the LOC119506696 gene encoding protein TFG-like, which yields MSGQLDLSGKLIIKAQLGEDIRRIPIHNEDITYDELVLMMQRVFRGKLLSNDEVTIKYKDEDGDLITIFDSSDLSFAIQCSRILKLTLFVNGQPRPLESSQVKYLRRALIELRNKINRLLDSLEPPGEPGPCTSIPENDTVDGREEKPAASDSSGKQSTQVMAASMSAFDPLKNQDEINKNVMSAFGLTDDQVSGPPSAPAEDRSGTPDSIASSSSAAHPPGVQPQQPPYTGAQTQAGQIEGQIYQQYQQQAGYGAQQPQAPPQPPQQYGIQYSAGYSQQTGPQQPQQFQGYGQQPTSQAPAPAFSGQPQQLPAQPPQQYQASSYPPPTYTTQTSQPANYTVAPTSQPGMTPSQPGAYQPRPGFTPPPGSTVTPPPSGPNPYARNRLPFGQGYTHPGPGYR from the coding sequence ATGAGTGGACAGTTGGACCTAAGTGGGAAGCTAATCATCAAAGCTCAACTTGGGGAGGATATTCGGCGAATTCCCATTCATAATGAAGATATTACTTATGATGAATTAGTGCTAATGATGCAACGAGTTTTCAGAGGAAAACTTCTGAGTAATGATGAAGTTACAATAAAGTATAAAGATGAAGATGGAGATCTTATCACAATTTTTGATAGTTCTGACCTTTCCTTTGCAATTCAGTGTAGTAGGATACTGAAACTGACGTTATTTGTTAATGGCCAACCAAGGCCCCTCGAATCAAGCCAGGTGAAATATCTCCGTCGAGCACTAATAGAACTTCGAAATAAAATTAATCGCTTATTGGATAGCTTGGAACCACCTGGAGAACCAGGACCTTGCACCAGTATTCCTGAAAATGATACTGTTGATGGTAGAGAAGAAAAACCTGCTGCTTCTGATTCTTCTGGAAAGCAGTCTACTCAGGTTATGGCTGCAAGTATGTCGGCCTTTGATCCCTTGAAAAACCAAgatgaaatcaataaaaatgtcatgtCTGCATTTGGCTTAACAGATGACCAGGTTTCGGGGCCACCCAGTGCTCCTGCAGAAGACCGTTCAGGAACGCCTGACAGCATTGCTTCCTCTTCCTCAGCAGCTCACCCACCAGGAGTTCAGCCACAGCAGCCACCGTATACAGGAGCTCAGACACAAGCAGGTCAGATTGAAGGTCAGATATACCAACAGTACCAGCAACAGGCCGGCTATGGTGCTCAGCAGCCACAAGCTCCCCCTCAGCCACCACAACAGTATGGTATTCAGTATTCAGCAGGCTATAGTCAGCAGACTGGACCCCAACAACCTCAGCAGTTCCAGGGATATGGCCAGCAACCAACTTCCCAGGCACCGGCTCCTGCCTTTTCTGGTCAACCTCAACAACTGCCTGCTCAACCGCCACAGCAGTACCAGGCGAGCAGTTATCCTCCACCAACTTATACCACTCAAACTTCTCAGCCTGCTAATTATACTGTGGCCCCTACTTCACAACCTGGCATGACTCCAAGCCAACCAGGGGCCTATCAACCAAGACCAGGTTTTACTCCACCTCCTGGAAGTACCGTGACCCCTCCTCCAAGTGGGCCTAACCCTTATGCTCGTAACCGTCTTCCCTTTGGTCAGGGCTATACCCATCCTGGACCTGGCTATCGATAA